The genomic DNA GCTGCGCCGCGGCCTCCGGCCTCTCGACACCGCGGCCAACGACGTGGCGGTGCGCAGCGCGGTCTCGCTCGACCCGATCGACACCGCGGGTGTGCCGCTCGAAATCCATCCGCTGATCCGCTCGATCAACGGCCTGATGCAGCGGCTGGCCGAGGCGTTCACCGTGCAGCGCCAGTTCATCGCCGATGCCGCCCATGAACTTCGTTCGCCGGTGACGGCGCTGCGCCTGCAGCTGCAACTGCTGGAGCGTGTGCAGGACGAGGCGGGCCGCACTCGTGCCATCGGCGAACTGAAGCTCGGCGTGGAGCGCACGCAGCGGCTGATCGCGCAGCTCCTGGATCTTTCGCGCGTCGATCCCGACGGCCGCGCGCAGCTGCGGCAGCCGGTGGACCTTGCGGAGCTGGCACAGGCGGCGGTCGTCAAGCGCAGCGTGGAAGCCGAGCACAAGGGCATCGACCTCGGCGCCGACGCGCCGGCGACAGTCACCATCGACGCCGATCCCGACCAGCTCGCGGTGCTGCTGGACAACCTGATCGGCAATGCGATCCGCTACACGTCGCCGGGCGGCCGCGTCGACGTGCGCGTGGCCCGGCTGGAAGGCCGCCCGATGCTGCAGGTGATCGACAACGGGCCCGGCATCGCGGAGGCCGAGCGCGAAAGGGTGCTCGATCGCTTCTATCGCGGCGAGGCGCGGCAGCGCGACGGCGATGTGCCCGGCAGCGGCCTGGGCCTGGCCATCGTCAGTGCGATCGCGCAGCGCCATGGGGCGCAGCTCAGCCTGCGTGCCGCGGCGCCGCTCGGCGGGCTCGAGGCCAGAGTCGTCTTCGCGACTTGACGCACGAGCGCCGCCTGACACACGCGTGAGGGCGTTAAGGCTCCGATAAGCCCCCATCTGCCAGACTGGACGCCAGCGTCGGACCCGAGGCCCGACAGATCGCGCCGGTCACGGCCATTGCCAGGAAAACCCCCGATGAAAAGAGATGCATCCAGCAACACGCAGCCCGCCGCGGACCGATGGCAGAAGGTGCCGGAAATCACGCTGGCGTTCTGGTTCATCAAGATCATGGCGACGACCCTGGGTGAAACCGGCGGCGACGCAGTGACGATGTCGATGAACCTGGGCTACCTCGTGGGGACGATCATCTTCGCGAGTGTCTTCATCGTGGCCGTCGCGGCCCAGATCCGCGTGAAGCGTTTCCATCCGTACCTCTACTGGGCCGTGATCATCGCGACGACGACGGCGGGAACGACGCTGGCGGATTTCATGGACCGGTCGCTGGGCATCGGCTATGCCGGCGGATCGTCCATCCTTCTCGCGCTTGTGCTGGCCTCGATCGGGCTCTGGCATCTGACGCTCGGCTCCGTGTCGGTCAAGTCCATCACTTCGCCGGTCGCGGAGATCTTCTATTGGGTGACGATCATGTTCTCCCAGACGCTGGGCACGGCCCTGGGCGACTGGGCGGCGGACAGCGCCGGCCTGGGCTACGAAGGCGGAGCCCTTGTCTTCGCTGCAGGGCTCGCGCTCGTGGCGGTCTGCTATTTCCGGACCCGGGTTTCGAGGACCCTGCTCTTCTGGATGGCCTTCATCCTGACCCGCCCTCTCGGCGCGACGGTCGGCGATCTGCTGGACAAGCCGCTGGCACAAGGCGGCTTCGCATTGAGCCGGTATTCGGCCACGGCCGTGCTCGCCGCCATCATTCTCGCGAGCGTCTTCCTCATGACGCGAAGGACCGAAGCATCGCCGGGGAACGGGCGCTGACATCCGGGCGATGCAAGCACCCTGCCTTGCAGCTGACTCGGGCGTTCAGCTTGCTTTCACACCCGGCTCCTAGAGTCCGGTCCATGCTGACTCTGCGGATCCGTCGCCTCATTGCAAAGCACTGCATGGGGTGGTGTGTCCTCGGCATCGCGCTCGCGGTGCTGCAGCCTTTCATCGGTGCGCACTTCTGCCAGGACGGCCTGGAGAACGAAGGCGAGTTCTTCATCCGCAGCCCGAGCACGGCCGCCTTCTTCGAGCCCGACCAGCGCGCAGGCCATCAGGCCGATCGCGAGACCACGCTCTTCGCGTCCTCGGCGGCGAGCATCGACGTGCCGCATGCGCTGCAGCAGGGCATCGACGGACTGATGGCCCTGGTGCTGCTTCTGCTGCCGCTGACGGTCCTGCTGCTGCGGCCCGGGCAGCGCGTGCGCAGCGGCCCCGCGCAGCGGGTTCCCAACACCAGCGGCGCCCCGCCGCCCGCGGCGCCCTGGCGCCGCCAGCCGCCGGAGACCGCGCCCCCTTTCGCGACCTGACCGACGGCGCCGCACGGCGCCGAGGCCCTGCTGCGCGCCGCGCGGCCGGCACCTGTTCATGGCCGGAGATATTTCAACGTGATTCAATTCCTCGACGCGAGAGCACTCGACCTCGCACTGTTCCCATGGCTGGCCGCGGGCTATCACCCGAGTCCCTGGCTGCTGCCTCTCGTGCCCGCGATCGCCGTCGGCGGACCCTGGCTCTGCGTGGCAATCATGGGATGGGTCGCCTGGCGCCAGCCTGCGCAACGCGGCTATGTGATGGCCATGCTGGTGGCCTGCGCGGCCGCCGGCGTGGCGGCGCATGCGATCGCGACGGCGCTCGATCTGCCGCGTCCCTTCATGCTCGGCCTGAGCCCGGCCTACATCGCGCACGGTGCACGCGGATCGATGCCGAGCGCGCATGCGAGCGTGATGTTCACGATCGCGCTCGCCTTCGCGCTGCGCCCCGGCCTGCGGAACTTCGCCATCGCGAGCGCACTGGCAGCGGTCGTCACGGGATGGGCACGCATTTATGTGGGCGTCCATTTTCCGACGGACATCGTGGCCGGGCTGCTGCTGGCCCTCGTCATCGTGGCGCTCTTCGAGATCGTGCGCAGGCTGTGCCGGCGCTACCTCGGGCCGGTCATCGCGCGCGACGGCCTGCACGTGCGACCGCCGGCCGACGAAGCCGGCGAGCCCGTCGTCCAGAGAGACCGGCGACATGCGTGATCCCGTGAACACGACCGGCGGCAGGGTCGACATCGCGCGCAGCGAGAAGCCCGCGCACCCGGCGGCGGGCCGCAGCCTGTCCTGCGTGATTCCCTGCTTCAACGAAGGCGGCAACCTGACCGAGCTGCTCTCGCGGCTCGAAGAACTCCTGTGGCGCACGCACATGGCGTGGGAGATCATCGTGGTCGACGACGGCAGCACCGACAACACGGTCGCCGTCGCCGCCGAATGGTGCGAGCTGTCGGGATTCCGGTGCATCTCGCTCTCGCGCAACTTCGGCAAGGAGGCGGCGATCACGGCCGGCCTGAGCGCGGCGCGCGGCGATGCGGTGGTGGTGCTCGATGGCGACCTGCAGCATTCACCCTTGCTGATCACCACCATGATCGACCACTGGCTGGGCGGCGCCGATGTCGTCTATGCGGTGCGCGAGGAACGCACCGACGAAAGCGCGCTCAAGCGTTTCGGCACCGGCCTGTTCTACCGGATGGTGAACGACTCCGACCGCTTCGCGCTGCCGAAGGACGCGGGCGACTTCCGCCTGATGGACCGCAAGGTGGTGGACGCGCTGCTGAGCCTGCCGGAGCGCAGCCGCTTCATGAAGGGCCTCTATGCATGGGTCGGCTTCAAGGCCGTCGCGCTGCCCTATGTCCCGCATCCGCGCAAGGAAGGCGTCAGCAGCTTCAATGCGCTGCGCCTCTTCAATTTCGCGATCGACGGGCTGACCTCCTTCACCACCTGGCCGCTGCGCATGGTCAGCGTGGTGGGCCTGCTGCTGGCGGTGCCGGCCTTCGCCTACGGCGCCTACCTGGTCATCGACCACGAGATCAACGGCAACGACGTGTCGGGCTGGACCACCATCGTCGTCAGCCTGATGTTCTTCATCGGCATCCAGATGATCTCGACCGGCATCGTCGGCGAATACGTGGCCCGCATCTTCGAGGAAGTGAAGGGCCGGCCGCTCTACATCGTCAAGAAGGAACTGGGCCAGGGCCTGGACGCGGTCCAGCCATGACCCGGCTCAGCTCCGACACTTCTGCCTGGCGGCAGACCGGCCTGGTCGTGGCCGGCATGTTCCTGTGGCTGGCGGCGACCGCCTGGATCCGCCCGCTCACGGCGCCCGACGAAGGCCGCTACGTCGGCGTCGCCTTCGAGATGCTGCGTTCCGGCGACTGGCTGGTGCCGCGGCTCGACGGCCTGCCCTTCTTCCACAAGCCGCCGCTGTTCTACTGGATCGGCGCGGCGGCGATGTCCGTGCTCGGCCCCACCGAATGGGCCGGGCGCCTGCCCTCGCTGATCGGCGCGACGATCGCCGCAGCGGGCCTGTGGCTGTTCCTGCGCCGCTGGGCCGACGAGGCCTGCGCGCGGCTCTCGGCCGTCGTGCTGCTCAGCATGCCCTTCTTCTACGTCGGCGCGCAGTTCGCCAACCTGGACATGCTGGTGGCCGGCTGCATCTCGGCCACCGTGCTGCTGGCGGCCGACGCAACGCTGTCGAAGGAACGCGGCGCGGGCTGGCGACGGGCGCTCGCGGGCGCCTTCCTTTTCGCGGCGCTGGGCGTGCTGGCCAAGGGGCTGATCGGCTTCGTGCTGCCGGGCCTGGTGTTCGTCGTGTGGTGCGTGGCGACCGGCCGGCCGCCGGCACTGCGGCTGATGGCGTGGCCGCCGGGCTGGGCGCTGTTCGTGCTGCTCGCCGGCCCGTGGTTCGTCGCGATGCAGATGCGCTATCCGGCCTTCTTCGACTACTTCGTCGTCACGCAGCACTTCCGGCGCTTCGCTGCCTCGGGCTTCAACAACGAACACCCGTTCTGGTTCTACCTGCCGGTGATCGCCGGCCTCACGCTGCCCTGGTTCGGCTGGCTCGCGATCGCGCACTGGAAGACGCGCAAGGCCCCGCCGCCATGGTCCGACGTCGACTGGCTGATGGGCCTCTGGTGCCTGTGCATCGTGGCCTTCTTCTCGCTGCCGCGCTCCAAGCTGATCGGCTACGTGCTGCCCGCGCTGCCGCCGCTGGCCTGCCTGGTCGCGAGGAGCGCGCTCGCCGCGGTGCGCGGTGCCGCGCGCGGCACGGTCGGCCTGCGCTGGACCACCGGCCTCGCGGCACTGGCCTGCGGCGCGAGCATCGCGCTGATCGCGGCCTATGGCACGCCGCCGGATGCGAGACTGCCCTTGCCCGCCGGCCAGACGGTGGCGCCGCACGACGAGGTCCTGATGCTCGATACCTACGCCTACGACATTCCGTTCTACTGGCGGCTGCAACGCCCGGTCACAGTGTGGGGCGACTGGTCGCCCGCGCTGCTGGACAGCCGCGACGACTGGCGCAAGGAATTGCACGATGCAGGGCGCTTCGAGCCGGCGCTCGGCGCGCGGCTGCTGACCGGCCGCGGCGCCGCGCAGACCTCGCTGTGCCTGTCCGCGCCGACCTGGGTGGTGGGCGCGTCCAATTCGCAGCGCGCGCATCCGTGGCTCGCGAAGCTGCAGCTTGCCGCCTACAACCCGTGGCTGGCCGTGTGGCGCTTCGCGGGCACCGCGGACGGCAGCGCGCAATGCTTCGAGACGGCTTCGGACGGCGCGATGCCGGCGCCGGCAACGCCATGACGCTCCCATCGCCGCACGACCGCTACCTCTGCATCTGCGCGGACGACTTCGGCCTGAGCGAAGGCGTCAATGCGGCCATCCTCGATCTGGCCGAGCGCGGCAGGATCTCCGCGGCCGGCTGCATGGTCCGGCGCCCCGCCTGGGAGACGGGGCGTTCGCGATTGCGCCGCATCGATCGCACGCGGCTCGATGTCGGACTTCATCTCGATCTGACGCCGCCGCCGCCCGGCGATGCGCGCGAGCCGGGCCTCGCCGCGCTGATCGCCAAGGGCTGGCTCGGCCTGCTGCGGCCCGCAGAGATCCGGGCCGAGATCGCGGACCAGCTGTCGCGCTTCGAGGACGGATTCGGCCGCGCGCCGGCCTTCGTGGACGGACACCGGCATGTCCATCAGTTCGCTGTGGTGCGCGACATGCTCGTCGCCGAGATCGCCAGGCGCTACGGCACCGCCGCGCCATGGATCCGCAGCACCGCGCCGCCCGCGCCGCGCTGGCGAGCCGGCGCGAAGGCCAATCTCGTGTTCGCGCTCGGCGGCGCCGGGCTGCTCGAACGCGCCGCGCGCCACGGCATTCCGGCCAGCCGCGGGCTGCTCGGCGTCTACGGCTTCGATGGCGGCGCGGCCGATTACCGGCAGCGGCTGTGGCAATGGATCGCGGCCTGCCGCAGCGGCGACGTGCTGATGTGCCATCCGGCGCTGGCCGATGCGCCCGCCGACCCCATCGCCGCCGCGCGCCGGCATGAGTACGCGGTGCTCGCGGCCACCGTCTTTCCGATGCAGACGCAGGGCGGCGCGGTCTTCCTCGCGCCGCTCTCGCGTCAGCTGCGTGCGGAGGGCCCGCATGGCTGAACAAGGCGGCGCGACGCCGCTGCTCGTCCTGCGCGGCCTGCGCTCGGTGGCCGGCGGCCCCTTCGACCTCGAGATCGCGGCCGGCGAATGCGTGGGCCTGCTCGGCAAGTCAGGATCCGGCAAGAGTGCGCTGCTGCGTTCGATCGCCGATCTCGATCCCGGCGACGGCGAGGTCGAACTCGCCGGCCGGCGCCGCGAAAGCTGGCCCGCGCCGCAGTGGCGCCGGCGTGTCGTCTACCAGGCCGCCGAGCCGGCCTGGTGGGCCGCCGACGCGGCCGCGCATTTCCATCCCGGCGATGCGGCGCTGCTGCATGCGTTGATGCCGGCACTGGGCCTCGCGCCCGATGTGCTGCGCACCGAGATCGCGCGGCTGTCGACCGGCGAGCGGCAGCGGCTGGCGCTGATCCGGTCGCTGGCGGCGGCGCCCGAGGTGCTGCTGCTCGACGAGCCGACCGCATCGCTCGATGCGTCTTCCGCCGCCGCCATGGAAGCGCTGCTGTGCCGGCGTCTCGCGGCCGGCCTCGCGATCCTCATGGTCACGCATTCGACGCAGCAGGCGCAGCGCATGGGCGGGCGCCTGTTCGAGATGCGCGACGGCGCGCTGCATCCGTCATGACGCCGATCCATCTCGGCCCCGCCGATCTGGCGCTGGCCGCGCTGCTGGTGCTGATCGATGCGGCCGCATCGCTGCTGCTGCGGCTGCGCTTCCACCGGCAGCTGCTGTGGGCGAGCGTGCGCATGGTCGTGCAGCTGCTGTTGGTCGGCTGGGTGCTGCGCTGGGTCTTCGCGGCGGCATCGCCCGCCGCGACGCTGGTCATCGTCGCCCTGATGATCGCGGCGGCCGCGCGCGAAGTGGCGGCGCGTCCGCCCTGGCGGCTGCAACGCGCGGGCAACTTGCGCATCGGCGCGCTGGTGGTCGGGCTGTCGAGCGTGGCGACGGTGGTGCTGGCGCTGCTGACCGCCATCCGGCCGCAGCCGTGGTACGACCCGCGCTATGCGATCCCGCTGCTGGGCATCGTGCTCGGCAGCGTGCTCAATTCGGCGAGCCTCGGCCTCGATGGCTTCTTCGCCGGGCTGGTCGCGAGCCGCGCGGCGATCGAGGCGCAGCTCGCGCTGGGTGCGACGAGCGGGCAGGCGCTGTCGGAGCTGGTCCGGGCGTCGATCCGGCGCGGCATGATCCCGATCGTCAACCAGATGTCGGCGGCCGGCGTGATCACCCTGCCCGGCACCATGACCGGCCAGCTGCTGGCCGGCATGGATCCGGTCGAGGCGGTGAAGTACCAGATCCTGCTGCTGTTCCTGCTCGCCGGCGCCGGCGGACTGGCAGCCGCCGGTGCGGTCTACCTGGGGGCGCGCTCGGTCACCGACGACCGGCATCGGCTGCGGCTGGACCGGCTCAAACGTTCGGGGTAGGTCGTTCGTCGAATCCCGCGCCCGGCACGGCTCGCCGAACCCACCAATGGCCAGTAGCCACCGGTGCGCGCGCTCTGCAGAATTCCCGCTGCGAACTTCGGGAGTCCCTCATGCAACCAGCCATCGAAATCACACAGCGCGGAGAGAAAGACTTCGTCTCGTGCGTCGGCGTCGGCGACGGGTCGCGACGCTACGAGAGCGAGGGCCTGTGCTCGATCGCCGAATGCCTGCAGGACGCCGCGGCCGTGCTCGGCGCCGAGTTCAGCTTCGCCACCGTGATCTTCGACCGCATGACGATGGGCAGCTACCCGGTCGCCACCATCGAGCATCGCGCGCTCGAGGTGGCCGACGAGCTCCTGACCAAGACCTTCGGCCGCCGCACGATGGACTGAGCCGCGCACGCGGTCAGCAGCGAAGCCCCTGTTTTGCTCCCTCTCCCTTTGGGAGAGGGTTGGGGTGAGGGCGCCGGGCGCTGGAAACGGGCGTGACGACGCAATGCCGTCACACGATCCGCTAAGATGGTAGCGCCTGCATTTCCAACCCCTTGACCGCCGCCAAGCCCCCCGCCCGCCCCGCCCGCCGCAGCAGCGGCGGCATCACGCTCGACGATGTCTCCAAGCTCGCCGGCGTCTCCGCGATCACGGTGTCGCGCGCACTCAATTCGCCGGACCTGGTGTCGCCCAAGACGCGCGAGAAGGTGCGGCTCGCGGTCGAGCGCACCGGCTACGTGCCCAACCTGCTGGCCGGCGGCCTGGCCTCCAACCGCAGCCGGCTGGTGGCTGCGCTGGTGCCCACCATCGCCGGGCCGGTGTTCCTCGAAACGGTGCAGGCGCTGACCGAGGCGCTGGCCGAGAAGGGCTACCAGCTCATGCTGGGCCAGAGCGGCTATCACAACTCGCGCGAGGACGCGCTCATCGACGCCATCGTCGGCCGGCGGCCGGACGGCATCGTGCTGACCGGCATCATGCGCTCGGCCGAAGGGCGGCGCCGGCTGCTCGCCTCAGGCATTCCGGTGGTCGAGACCTGGGACCTGACGCCCACGCCGGTCGACATGCTGGTCGGCTTCTCGCACGAGCAGGTGGGCGCCGCCACGGCGAAATTCCTCCATGGCAAGGGCTATCGCCGGCCTGCGGTGATCAGCGGCGACGACCATCGCGCGAACCTGCGGCGCAGCGGCTTCGAGCAGTCCTGGCGCGCGCTCGGCGGCAAGCGCATCGAGACCTGCGCGGTGCCTGCGCCGACCACGCTCGGCAGCGGCCGCGGCGCCCTCGCCCAGCTGCTGGCGGCCGCGCCGCGCATCGACGTGGTGGCGTGCAGTTCCGATGCACTGGCCCACGGCGTCATCACCGAGGCGCATGCGCGCGGCCTGCGCGTGCCGCAGGACATCGCGGTGATGGGCTTCGGCGACCTCGGCTTCGCCCAGCATGCCCATC from Variovorax sp. PBL-E5 includes the following:
- a CDS encoding ATP-binding protein, whose protein sequence is MRSLERHLLAWVLGALSLGAMLLVLASYLVTLDEMSEVFDDNLRQVALALADSREALQRGDAAQRHAALPKVYEEHGDFDFTTAVWDLAGNRLSISGPNANLPFSAASGLSRIGKGEQAWHVYTIVSGDRVVQAAQRASSRRLLAAEAASKLLIPVLGLTLLIGGLLVVALRRGLRPLDTAANDVAVRSAVSLDPIDTAGVPLEIHPLIRSINGLMQRLAEAFTVQRQFIADAAHELRSPVTALRLQLQLLERVQDEAGRTRAIGELKLGVERTQRLIAQLLDLSRVDPDGRAQLRQPVDLAELAQAAVVKRSVEAEHKGIDLGADAPATVTIDADPDQLAVLLDNLIGNAIRYTSPGGRVDVRVARLEGRPMLQVIDNGPGIAEAERERVLDRFYRGEARQRDGDVPGSGLGLAIVSAIAQRHGAQLSLRAAAPLGGLEARVVFAT
- a CDS encoding COG4705 family protein → MKRDASSNTQPAADRWQKVPEITLAFWFIKIMATTLGETGGDAVTMSMNLGYLVGTIIFASVFIVAVAAQIRVKRFHPYLYWAVIIATTTAGTTLADFMDRSLGIGYAGGSSILLALVLASIGLWHLTLGSVSVKSITSPVAEIFYWVTIMFSQTLGTALGDWAADSAGLGYEGGALVFAAGLALVAVCYFRTRVSRTLLFWMAFILTRPLGATVGDLLDKPLAQGGFALSRYSATAVLAAIILASVFLMTRRTEASPGNGR
- a CDS encoding phosphatase PAP2 family protein, yielding MIQFLDARALDLALFPWLAAGYHPSPWLLPLVPAIAVGGPWLCVAIMGWVAWRQPAQRGYVMAMLVACAAAGVAAHAIATALDLPRPFMLGLSPAYIAHGARGSMPSAHASVMFTIALAFALRPGLRNFAIASALAAVVTGWARIYVGVHFPTDIVAGLLLALVIVALFEIVRRLCRRYLGPVIARDGLHVRPPADEAGEPVVQRDRRHA
- a CDS encoding glycosyltransferase family 2 protein, with product MRDPVNTTGGRVDIARSEKPAHPAAGRSLSCVIPCFNEGGNLTELLSRLEELLWRTHMAWEIIVVDDGSTDNTVAVAAEWCELSGFRCISLSRNFGKEAAITAGLSAARGDAVVVLDGDLQHSPLLITTMIDHWLGGADVVYAVREERTDESALKRFGTGLFYRMVNDSDRFALPKDAGDFRLMDRKVVDALLSLPERSRFMKGLYAWVGFKAVALPYVPHPRKEGVSSFNALRLFNFAIDGLTSFTTWPLRMVSVVGLLLAVPAFAYGAYLVIDHEINGNDVSGWTTIVVSLMFFIGIQMISTGIVGEYVARIFEEVKGRPLYIVKKELGQGLDAVQP
- a CDS encoding ArnT family glycosyltransferase; its protein translation is MTRLSSDTSAWRQTGLVVAGMFLWLAATAWIRPLTAPDEGRYVGVAFEMLRSGDWLVPRLDGLPFFHKPPLFYWIGAAAMSVLGPTEWAGRLPSLIGATIAAAGLWLFLRRWADEACARLSAVVLLSMPFFYVGAQFANLDMLVAGCISATVLLAADATLSKERGAGWRRALAGAFLFAALGVLAKGLIGFVLPGLVFVVWCVATGRPPALRLMAWPPGWALFVLLAGPWFVAMQMRYPAFFDYFVVTQHFRRFAASGFNNEHPFWFYLPVIAGLTLPWFGWLAIAHWKTRKAPPPWSDVDWLMGLWCLCIVAFFSLPRSKLIGYVLPALPPLACLVARSALAAVRGAARGTVGLRWTTGLAALACGASIALIAAYGTPPDARLPLPAGQTVAPHDEVLMLDTYAYDIPFYWRLQRPVTVWGDWSPALLDSRDDWRKELHDAGRFEPALGARLLTGRGAAQTSLCLSAPTWVVGASNSQRAHPWLAKLQLAAYNPWLAVWRFAGTADGSAQCFETASDGAMPAPATP
- a CDS encoding ChbG/HpnK family deacetylase, translated to MTLPSPHDRYLCICADDFGLSEGVNAAILDLAERGRISAAGCMVRRPAWETGRSRLRRIDRTRLDVGLHLDLTPPPPGDAREPGLAALIAKGWLGLLRPAEIRAEIADQLSRFEDGFGRAPAFVDGHRHVHQFAVVRDMLVAEIARRYGTAAPWIRSTAPPAPRWRAGAKANLVFALGGAGLLERAARHGIPASRGLLGVYGFDGGAADYRQRLWQWIAACRSGDVLMCHPALADAPADPIAAARRHEYAVLAATVFPMQTQGGAVFLAPLSRQLRAEGPHG
- a CDS encoding ABC transporter ATP-binding protein; the encoded protein is MAEQGGATPLLVLRGLRSVAGGPFDLEIAAGECVGLLGKSGSGKSALLRSIADLDPGDGEVELAGRRRESWPAPQWRRRVVYQAAEPAWWAADAAAHFHPGDAALLHALMPALGLAPDVLRTEIARLSTGERQRLALIRSLAAAPEVLLLDEPTASLDASSAAAMEALLCRRLAAGLAILMVTHSTQQAQRMGGRLFEMRDGALHPS
- a CDS encoding ABC transporter permease → MTPIHLGPADLALAALLVLIDAAASLLLRLRFHRQLLWASVRMVVQLLLVGWVLRWVFAAASPAATLVIVALMIAAAAREVAARPPWRLQRAGNLRIGALVVGLSSVATVVLALLTAIRPQPWYDPRYAIPLLGIVLGSVLNSASLGLDGFFAGLVASRAAIEAQLALGATSGQALSELVRASIRRGMIPIVNQMSAAGVITLPGTMTGQLLAGMDPVEAVKYQILLLFLLAGAGGLAAAGAVYLGARSVTDDRHRLRLDRLKRSG
- a CDS encoding LacI family DNA-binding transcriptional regulator, with the translated sequence MTAAKPPARPARRSSGGITLDDVSKLAGVSAITVSRALNSPDLVSPKTREKVRLAVERTGYVPNLLAGGLASNRSRLVAALVPTIAGPVFLETVQALTEALAEKGYQLMLGQSGYHNSREDALIDAIVGRRPDGIVLTGIMRSAEGRRRLLASGIPVVETWDLTPTPVDMLVGFSHEQVGAATAKFLHGKGYRRPAVISGDDHRANLRRSGFEQSWRALGGKRIETCAVPAPTTLGSGRGALAQLLAAAPRIDVVACSSDALAHGVITEAHARGLRVPQDIAVMGFGDLGFAQHAHPAISTVRIDGTAIGRQAARFIVDRAEGRPIESKIVDLGFSLIERAST